From a single Oceaniferula flava genomic region:
- a CDS encoding YcbK family protein — protein MMNDPSHHPRALHRLPSNQLQDLPAPPAEPIPRRAFLKTSSLALGGVAGASWLGVKHGNAFEQIWNQMTQHGDVIQAAHPHASEPDAGQLIEPRPVYQPKPLPNLPQVKNYRSYLAQQELDYLSPEEIIRPHFKYRAGVCSGVPPRHLWKNMLPTAKVANEIRQRLGVSLHTVSSAYRSPAYNALCRGAAKNSQHMQNRALDLKYACAPRQAFDMACQVRREGFFRGGIGLYSSFIHIDTRGRNATWGA, from the coding sequence ATGATGAACGACCCCTCACACCACCCCCGCGCCCTGCACAGGCTCCCCAGCAATCAGCTCCAAGATCTCCCGGCCCCGCCAGCGGAGCCGATTCCTCGCAGGGCATTTTTGAAAACCTCCAGCCTCGCACTGGGAGGCGTGGCCGGTGCCTCGTGGTTGGGGGTGAAACATGGCAACGCTTTTGAGCAGATCTGGAATCAGATGACGCAACATGGAGATGTCATCCAGGCGGCGCATCCGCATGCCTCCGAACCCGATGCCGGTCAGTTGATCGAACCACGACCAGTCTATCAGCCGAAACCGCTGCCGAACCTTCCCCAGGTGAAGAACTACCGCAGCTATCTGGCCCAGCAGGAGCTGGACTACTTGAGCCCGGAAGAAATCATCCGACCGCATTTTAAATACCGCGCCGGTGTCTGCAGTGGCGTCCCGCCGAGACATCTCTGGAAGAATATGCTGCCCACCGCCAAGGTGGCGAACGAGATTCGTCAACGACTGGGGGTAAGTCTGCACACGGTGTCATCTGCCTACCGCTCGCCTGCCTACAATGCGCTCTGCCGTGGCGCGGCCAAGAACTCGCAGCACATGCAAAACCGGGCACTCGATCTGAAGTATGCCTGCGCTCCCCGGCAAGCCTTCGACATGGCCTGCCAGGTCCGTCGCGAGGGGTTTTTCCGTGGTGGCATCGGCCTCTACTCCAGCTTCATTCACATCGACACTCGCGGTCGCAATGCCACCTGGGGTGCCTAA